Proteins from one Oncorhynchus masou masou isolate Uvic2021 chromosome 12, UVic_Omas_1.1, whole genome shotgun sequence genomic window:
- the LOC135550635 gene encoding P2R1A-PPP2R2A-interacting phosphatase regulator 1-like, whose protein sequence is MERMEVDQCAGATTGSGGGALRRSNSAPMITSVSDGMTVFSPTSSVRYRRSSVSVNPSCPYRAVPLSPFSLGGERPDHKRQVENMEMTLRGSLQRLSASNLVPPPVSHWHDHSSGGFHSQDSGVTPNSSPSPTRRFRGPTVSSTVRWPALTPLKRKGGVESDGPPKKLFVAGVTEPAHRTSYTVSVSQASADSPTGGVSVCDASPQGSPLSLSPPPSYQPNI, encoded by the exons ATGGAACGAATGGAAGTGGACCAGTGCGCAGGCGCAACTACCGGGAGCGGCGGAGGGGCCCTTCGTAGATCGAACAGCGCCCCCATGATCACAAGCGTCAG TGATGGTATGACAGTGTTCAGTCCAACTAGTTCAGTCCGGTATCGGCGGAGCAGTGTCTCTGTGAATCCCAGTTGCCCTTATCgg GCTGTTCCCTTGTCCCCTTTCTCATTGGGTGGTGAGAGACCAGACCACAAAAGGCAG GTTGAGAATATGGAGATGACACTCAGGGGGAGTCTTCAGAGACTAAG TGCTTCCAACCTGGTCCCTCCTCCTGTCAGTCACTGGCATGACCATTCATCAGGG GGATTCCATTCACAGGACAGTGGTGTCACACCCAATTCGTCCCCTAGTCCAACTCGAAGGTTTAGGGG GCCTACAGTTAGTTCTACTGTGAGATGGCCTGCCCTGACTCCACTGAAAAGGAAAG GAGGTGTGGAGTCTGATGGCCCGCCCAAGAAGCTGTTTGTTGCCGGGGTAACAGAACCTGCTCACCGGACTAGTTACACAGTCAG TGTGTCCCAGGCGTCAGCAGACTCTCCTacaggtggtgtgtctgtgtgtgatgccAGTCCCCAGGGTagtccactgtccctgtctcctcccccctcttaCCAGCCCAACATCTAG